Proteins from a genomic interval of Quercus robur chromosome 9, dhQueRobu3.1, whole genome shotgun sequence:
- the LOC126699718 gene encoding silicon efflux transporter LSI2-like isoform X7 has protein sequence MALASPVKVGLGSIAFAIFWVLAVCSAVPFLPVGRTEGSLLGGMLMVIFQVITADQAYDAIDLQILGLLFGTMVVSVYLERADMFKYLGKLLSWKSRGAKDLICRVCLISAISSAFFTNDTSCVVLTEFVLKIARQHNLPPHPFLLALASSANIGSAATPIGNPQNLVIAVQSKISFRHFLKGILPAMIMGVIVNALLLLCMYWKLLSIEKDEEDAAVELLAEEEVNSHRFSPATMSHFKSFNSPEWNSRWEVMAVQSSPGMSVPMGQVENLRNRSIPSANEIQGVPSGTLESARNSNAPKEAANDVSSQVKEETIPSKGVASLDRLRDVLSGLSSEGKDNLTTRWKKILWKSGVYLVTIGMLIALLLDLNMSWTAITAALALMVLDFRDVRTSLEKFSFLEHEWQHRQLQFLQLMRRRHG, from the exons ATGGCTTTGGCTTCTCCTGTAAAAGTGGGTCTAGGCTCAATTGCTTTTGCAATCTTCTGGGTATTGGCGGTTTGCTCAGCTGTTCCATTTCTACCGGTTGGGAGGACTGAAGGGTCCCTCCTGGGGGGCATGCTAATGGTCATATTTCAAGTCATAACTGCAGATCAAGCATATGATGCAATTGATCTTCAAATCCTTGGTCTTCTATTTGGGACCATGGTTGTCAGTGTATATCTTGAAAGGGCAGATATGTTCAAGTACTTGGGAAAGTTGCTCTCATGGAAGAGTAGAGGGGCAAAGGATTTAATATGTCGAGTCTGCCTGATTTCTGCCATTTCAAGTGCTTTTTTTACTAATGATACCTCTTGTGTAGTTTTGACTGAATTTGTCTTGAAAATTGCAAGGCAGCATAATCTCCCACCTCATCCTTTCCTTCTTGCCCTGGCCTCTAGTGCAAATATTGGGTCGGCAGCAACTCCAATTGGCAACCCCCAAAACTTGGTTATAGCCGTTCAGAGCAAGATATCTTTTAGGCATTTTCTAAAAGGAATTCTCCCTGCAATGATCATGGGTGTAATTGTCAATGCCCTACTTCTTCTATGTATGTACTGGAAGTTGTTATCTATTGAAAAGGATGAGGAAGATGCAGCTGTAGAACTTCTTGCAGAGGAGGAAGTGAATTCTCATCGTTTTTCACCAGCCACAATGTCACATTTTAAATCCTTCAATTCTCCGGAATGGAACTCTAGATGGGAAGTTATGGCTGTGCAAAGCTCTCCTGGCATGAGTGTTCCGATGGGACAGGTTGAGAACCTTAGGAACCGATCAATTCCAAGTGCGAATGAAATCCAAGGGGTTCCTAGTGGCACATTGGAGTCTGCAAGAAATTCTAATGCACCAAAAGAGGCAGCAAATGATGTATCTTCTCAGGTAAAGGAGGAAACAATCCCTTCAAAGGGAGTGGCATCATTGGATAGACTAAGAGATGTACTTTCTGGACTGTCTTCAGAAGGAAAAGATAATTTGACCACGAGatggaaaaaaatattgtggaaatCAGGTGTTTACCTCGTTACTATAGGAATGTTGATTGCTTTGCTTCTGGATCTAAATATGTCGTGGACTGCAATTACTGCTGCGCTAGCTCTTATGGTTCTTGATTTCAGGGATGTTAGGACAAGCCTTGAAAAG TTCTCTTTCTTGGAGCACGAGTGGCAGCATCGGCAGCTGCAGTTTCTGCAGCTGATGAGAAGAAGGCATGGCTAA
- the LOC126699718 gene encoding silicon efflux transporter LSI2-like isoform X1 yields the protein MALASPVKVGLGSIAFAIFWVLAVCSAVPFLPVGRTEGSLLGGMLMVIFQVITADQAYDAIDLQILGLLFGTMVVSVYLERADMFKYLGKLLSWKSRGAKDLICRVCLISAISSAFFTNDTSCVVLTEFVLKIARQHNLPPHPFLLALASSANIGSAATPIGNPQNLVIAVQSKISFRHFLKGILPAMIMGVIVNALLLLCMYWKLLSIEKDEEDAAVELLAEEEVNSHRFSPATMSHFKSFNSPEWNSRWEVMAVQSSPGMSVPMGQVENLRNRSIPSANEIQGVPSGTLESARNSNAPKEAANDVSSQVKEETIPSKGVASLDRLRDVLSGLSSEGKDNLTTRWKKILWKSGVYLVTIGMLIALLLDLNMSWTAITAALALMVLDFRDVRTSLEKVSYSLLVFFCGMFITVEGFNKTGIPSTLWDFMEPYSKIDHVSGIAILAIVILVMSNLASNVPTVLFLGARVAASAAAVSAADEKKAWLILAWVSTVAGNLSLLGSAANIIVCEQARRAPQLEYNLSFWSHLKFGVPSTLIVTAIGLTLIR from the exons ATGGCTTTGGCTTCTCCTGTAAAAGTGGGTCTAGGCTCAATTGCTTTTGCAATCTTCTGGGTATTGGCGGTTTGCTCAGCTGTTCCATTTCTACCGGTTGGGAGGACTGAAGGGTCCCTCCTGGGGGGCATGCTAATGGTCATATTTCAAGTCATAACTGCAGATCAAGCATATGATGCAATTGATCTTCAAATCCTTGGTCTTCTATTTGGGACCATGGTTGTCAGTGTATATCTTGAAAGGGCAGATATGTTCAAGTACTTGGGAAAGTTGCTCTCATGGAAGAGTAGAGGGGCAAAGGATTTAATATGTCGAGTCTGCCTGATTTCTGCCATTTCAAGTGCTTTTTTTACTAATGATACCTCTTGTGTAGTTTTGACTGAATTTGTCTTGAAAATTGCAAGGCAGCATAATCTCCCACCTCATCCTTTCCTTCTTGCCCTGGCCTCTAGTGCAAATATTGGGTCGGCAGCAACTCCAATTGGCAACCCCCAAAACTTGGTTATAGCCGTTCAGAGCAAGATATCTTTTAGGCATTTTCTAAAAGGAATTCTCCCTGCAATGATCATGGGTGTAATTGTCAATGCCCTACTTCTTCTATGTATGTACTGGAAGTTGTTATCTATTGAAAAGGATGAGGAAGATGCAGCTGTAGAACTTCTTGCAGAGGAGGAAGTGAATTCTCATCGTTTTTCACCAGCCACAATGTCACATTTTAAATCCTTCAATTCTCCGGAATGGAACTCTAGATGGGAAGTTATGGCTGTGCAAAGCTCTCCTGGCATGAGTGTTCCGATGGGACAGGTTGAGAACCTTAGGAACCGATCAATTCCAAGTGCGAATGAAATCCAAGGGGTTCCTAGTGGCACATTGGAGTCTGCAAGAAATTCTAATGCACCAAAAGAGGCAGCAAATGATGTATCTTCTCAGGTAAAGGAGGAAACAATCCCTTCAAAGGGAGTGGCATCATTGGATAGACTAAGAGATGTACTTTCTGGACTGTCTTCAGAAGGAAAAGATAATTTGACCACGAGatggaaaaaaatattgtggaaatCAGGTGTTTACCTCGTTACTATAGGAATGTTGATTGCTTTGCTTCTGGATCTAAATATGTCGTGGACTGCAATTACTGCTGCGCTAGCTCTTATGGTTCTTGATTTCAGGGATGTTAGGACAAGCCTTGAAAAG GTCTCCTATTCTctgttagttttcttttgtgGAATGTTTATCACAGTTGAAGGCTTTAACAAAACTGGAATCCCAAGTACTCTATGGGACTTTATGGAGCCCTATTCAAAAATCGATCATGTTAGTGGGATAGCAATTCTCGCCATTGTCATACTTGTCATGTCAAATTTGGCTTCAAATGTACCAACTG TTCTCTTTCTTGGAGCACGAGTGGCAGCATCGGCAGCTGCAGTTTCTGCAGCTGATGAGAAGAAGGCATGGCTAATCTTAGCTTGGGTCAGCACAGTAGCTGGGAACCTCTCATTATTGGGATCAGCTGCCAACATAATCGTGTGTGAGCAGGCTCGCCGAGCTCCCCAACTTGAGTACAATTTATCCTTTTGGAGCCATCTCAAATTTGGAGTCCCCTCGACTCTTATAGTCACTGCCATTGGTTTGACACTTATAAGATGA
- the LOC126699722 gene encoding uncharacterized protein LOC126699722, with translation MCVIGFKFYCILIGKIFIYILKRIMGVIVNDLLLLCMYWKLLSIEKDEEDVAIELLAEEELNSHRFSPATMTHFTPLNSQEWNSRLEVMVVQSSPGMSVPMGHVENLRSRSIPSENEIHGVPSGTLESARNSNASKEAANDVSSQVKEETIPSKRVASLDRLRDVLSVLSSEGKDDLTTRWKKILWKSCVYLVTTGMLIALLLGLNMSWIAITTAFALLGLDFRDARTSLEKL, from the coding sequence ATGTGTGTCATAGGttttaaattctattgtatcttaataggaaaaatatttatatatatattgaaaaggaTCATGGGTGTAATTGTCAATGACCTACTTCTTCTATGTATGTACTGGAAGTTGTTATCTATTGAAAAGGATGAGGAAGATGTAGCTATAGAACTTCTTGCAGAGGAGGAACTGAATTCTCATCGTTTTTCACCAGCCACAATGACACATTTTACACCCTTGAATTCTCAGGAATGGAACTCTAGATTGGAAGTTATGGTTGTGCAAAGCTCTCCTGGCATGAGTGTTCCCATGGGACATGTTGAGAACCTTAGGAGCCGATCAATTCCGAGCGAGAATGAAATCCATGGGGTTCCTAGTGGTACATTGGAGTCTGCAAGAAATTCTAATGCATCAAAAGAGGCAGCAAATGATGTATCTTCTCAGGTAAAGGAGGAAACAATCCCTTCAAAGAGAGTTGCATCATTGGATAGACTAAGGGATGTACTTTCTGTACTGTCTTCAGAAGGAAAAGATGATTTGACCACGAGatggaaaaaaatattgtggaaatCATGTGTTTACCTTGTTACTACAGGAATGTTGATTGCTTTGCTTCTGGGTCTAAATATGTCATGGATTGCAATTACTACTGCGTTTGCTCTTTTAGGTCTTGATTTCAGGGATGCTAGGACAAGCCTTGAAAAGTTATAA
- the LOC126699718 gene encoding silicon efflux transporter LSI2-like isoform X6, protein MALASPVKVGLGSIAFAIFWVLAVCSAVPFLPVGRTEGSLLGGMLMVIFQVITADQAYDAIDLQILGLLFGTMVVSVYLERADMFKYLGKLLSWKSRGAKDLICRVCLISAISSAFFTNDTSCVVLTEFVLKIARQHNLPPHPFLLALASSANIGSAATPIGNPQNLVIAVQSKISFRHFLKGILPAMIMGVIVNALLLLCMYWKLLSIEKDEEDAAVELLAEEEVNSHRFSPATMSHFKSFNSPEWNSRWEVMAVQSSPGMSVPMGQVENLRNRSIPSANEIQGVPSGTLESARNSNAPKEAANDVSSQVKEETIPSKGVASLDRLRDVLSGLSSEGKDNLTTRWKKILWKSGVYLVTIGMLIALLLDLNMSWTAITAALALMVLDFRDVRTSLEKVSYSLLVFFCGMFITVEGFNKTGIPSTLWDFMEPYSKIDHVSGIAILAIVILVMSNLASNVPTDEISFLD, encoded by the exons ATGGCTTTGGCTTCTCCTGTAAAAGTGGGTCTAGGCTCAATTGCTTTTGCAATCTTCTGGGTATTGGCGGTTTGCTCAGCTGTTCCATTTCTACCGGTTGGGAGGACTGAAGGGTCCCTCCTGGGGGGCATGCTAATGGTCATATTTCAAGTCATAACTGCAGATCAAGCATATGATGCAATTGATCTTCAAATCCTTGGTCTTCTATTTGGGACCATGGTTGTCAGTGTATATCTTGAAAGGGCAGATATGTTCAAGTACTTGGGAAAGTTGCTCTCATGGAAGAGTAGAGGGGCAAAGGATTTAATATGTCGAGTCTGCCTGATTTCTGCCATTTCAAGTGCTTTTTTTACTAATGATACCTCTTGTGTAGTTTTGACTGAATTTGTCTTGAAAATTGCAAGGCAGCATAATCTCCCACCTCATCCTTTCCTTCTTGCCCTGGCCTCTAGTGCAAATATTGGGTCGGCAGCAACTCCAATTGGCAACCCCCAAAACTTGGTTATAGCCGTTCAGAGCAAGATATCTTTTAGGCATTTTCTAAAAGGAATTCTCCCTGCAATGATCATGGGTGTAATTGTCAATGCCCTACTTCTTCTATGTATGTACTGGAAGTTGTTATCTATTGAAAAGGATGAGGAAGATGCAGCTGTAGAACTTCTTGCAGAGGAGGAAGTGAATTCTCATCGTTTTTCACCAGCCACAATGTCACATTTTAAATCCTTCAATTCTCCGGAATGGAACTCTAGATGGGAAGTTATGGCTGTGCAAAGCTCTCCTGGCATGAGTGTTCCGATGGGACAGGTTGAGAACCTTAGGAACCGATCAATTCCAAGTGCGAATGAAATCCAAGGGGTTCCTAGTGGCACATTGGAGTCTGCAAGAAATTCTAATGCACCAAAAGAGGCAGCAAATGATGTATCTTCTCAGGTAAAGGAGGAAACAATCCCTTCAAAGGGAGTGGCATCATTGGATAGACTAAGAGATGTACTTTCTGGACTGTCTTCAGAAGGAAAAGATAATTTGACCACGAGatggaaaaaaatattgtggaaatCAGGTGTTTACCTCGTTACTATAGGAATGTTGATTGCTTTGCTTCTGGATCTAAATATGTCGTGGACTGCAATTACTGCTGCGCTAGCTCTTATGGTTCTTGATTTCAGGGATGTTAGGACAAGCCTTGAAAAG GTCTCCTATTCTctgttagttttcttttgtgGAATGTTTATCACAGTTGAAGGCTTTAACAAAACTGGAATCCCAAGTACTCTATGGGACTTTATGGAGCCCTATTCAAAAATCGATCATGTTAGTGGGATAGCAATTCTCGCCATTGTCATACTTGTCATGTCAAATTTGGCTTCAAATGTACCAACTG ATGAAATTAGCTTTTTGGACTAA